The Crocosphaera sp. UHCC 0190 DNA segment GCCATCATCTCGAATAGAACCCGCTAAGGCAAAGGGAACATTATTCTTGACACATTCATACATCACCCCTTTGGTAATAATTCCTGCTTCTACCGCTTGGGCAATGCTACCACAACGACGAATCGTGTTAATAACTTTGAGATGATGACGGTGGCCTCCACTCACAGGAATACCCCGTTGCATATCAACTCCTAAAGAAGTCCCCATCATCGCTTGTTCAATATCATGAACCGCGATCGCATTTCCTCCTAATAAGGCATCAACATAACCCTCTCGGATTAATTTGGCCAGATGTTGGGCCCCACCCGTATGAATGACCACAGGGCCTGCGGTAACGATAACTTTACCCCCTTGATCCCTTACTTGGCGAAGTTCCCAGGCAATTTGTTCCACCAACAATTCTACCCGACGTTCGCTGGAAACCCCTGACCCCATAAAGGTAAATTCTTTTTTACCGTTGCGTTGATCGCGGTTTTCTGCTTGTCTGACAGTACGAATACCATCAACCCCTACCATCACGCGATCGCCGACTTTAAGATCCCGTAATAACTGACAATGGGCTGTCATAGTATTGGGATCAACCACAATCGCCGCATCCATGCGTTGATTTTGCACTGATACCCATTCACAATTAACCCGTACTTCTGTGGGATAAATGGTACTGACATAGAAGTCATCCGGGGCCACACCGTCTTTTTGCACCAATTCTACATTGATATCACAGATTTCTTGGGGAGGAGCAACCGCACCAATATCAATTAATTGTGTCATGATTTCTTCCATGACATCATGAGCAGGTGCAGAAACTCGGACTTCTGCTGCTGAAGTGCTTTGTCTTTCAACCCCTAATTCAAAGTTAAGAACCTTGAAACTACCCCCATTCTCAACGATCATATCCAGGGCCTTATTCATGATCCCTGCATCCAGGAGATGACCTTGTAATTGAACGGTACGACTTTCAACGGGGGTACTTGCATGAACGGATTCTAAGATAGGTTCATTAACCCGCAGGGTTAAACATTTAGCGGCTCCTCCTGCTTTGAGAAATTCGGATAAGGGGGTTTGTACCACTTCAAATCCAACATTAGTTAACCGTTGTTGTAAGCTTTCACTTATCTGGTTCATAATGATGGTGTGGTTAACATTCACCGCATTACAAGCAAATTTTACCGCATCAGGTTCTTCTACAATAATGCGTTTTTCTTCGGGAATTCGCAATTCAATTAAGCGGTTGGAATAGGAATCAAAAGCAGGGGGATAATAGAGTAAATAACCTCCTGTCAGGGGACAAAAACAAGTATCTAAATGATAGAATCGTTCATCGATCAAACGTAAGGATAAAACCTCTGTATCTAACCATTTAGCGATGTAAGGATGGGAATCTAATTCTGATCTAAACCCATATCCGGCCCATAACCAGCGGCCTTCTCTATCAAATAAAGCGTCTCCGGCCCCTTCAAAGGGAAGATCTTTGGGGAGTTCATAAACCGTGAACCCATTGGCCTCAAACCACTCTTTAAAATAGGGTTCTTCCCCTTGACGTTCTTTGTGGAAAAAGCGACTTAACACCGCATTATCTCCTAAAACTAGACCCGCATTGGCTGTAAATACCATGTCTGGCCATCCTTTTTGGGGGGTCACGAGTTCCACAATGGCCCGGTCTTTAATCGTGTGATAGAGCTTGTTCCATTGTTCTACAGCGCGATCGCTCGAAGATTTATGAATATTCCCCTCCATCCAAGGATTAATCACATAATCTACATCATAGTGGTCGGGAGCGCACATTAAGATACGAATCGAATCAGTCATAATATTTTACACAGTGTCATCAATGAAATGTTGCCATCACTTATTTTTTTGGTCAACTTGCTGATTTTTGGCACAA contains these protein-coding regions:
- a CDS encoding TIGR00300 family protein, with translation MTDSIRILMCAPDHYDVDYVINPWMEGNIHKSSSDRAVEQWNKLYHTIKDRAIVELVTPQKGWPDMVFTANAGLVLGDNAVLSRFFHKERQGEEPYFKEWFEANGFTVYELPKDLPFEGAGDALFDREGRWLWAGYGFRSELDSHPYIAKWLDTEVLSLRLIDERFYHLDTCFCPLTGGYLLYYPPAFDSYSNRLIELRIPEEKRIIVEEPDAVKFACNAVNVNHTIIMNQISESLQQRLTNVGFEVVQTPLSEFLKAGGAAKCLTLRVNEPILESVHASTPVESRTVQLQGHLLDAGIMNKALDMIVENGGSFKVLNFELGVERQSTSAAEVRVSAPAHDVMEEIMTQLIDIGAVAPPQEICDINVELVQKDGVAPDDFYVSTIYPTEVRVNCEWVSVQNQRMDAAIVVDPNTMTAHCQLLRDLKVGDRVMVGVDGIRTVRQAENRDQRNGKKEFTFMGSGVSSERRVELLVEQIAWELRQVRDQGGKVIVTAGPVVIHTGGAQHLAKLIREGYVDALLGGNAIAVHDIEQAMMGTSLGVDMQRGIPVSGGHRHHLKVINTIRRCGSIAQAVEAGIITKGVMYECVKNNVPFALAGSIRDDGPLPDTEMDLLKAQSRYSELIQGTDMILMLSTMLHSIGVGNMTPAGVKMVCVDINPAVVTKLSDRGSVESVGIVTDVGLFLSLLVQQLDKLTHPYPLVGAV